The following coding sequences are from one Thermostaphylospora chromogena window:
- a CDS encoding PspA/IM30 family protein — MSVMKRLSMIFRSKANKALDKMEDPRETLDYSYQRQLELLQKVRRGVADVATSRKRVELQINQLEQQARKLEDQGRKALAAGREDLAREALTRRNGLNAQIAELRVQHDNLQAEEEKLTTASHRLQAKVDAFRTKKETIKATYTAAEAQTRINEAFSGISEEMGDVGLAIQRAEDKTAQMQARAGAIDELLASGALDDFTGQRDDIQAELDRMGAQTDIELELQRMRAELAQGSAQQRDAIEAAPQQQPQQQPQQAPQTQQLPQQPYQQRPGEGA, encoded by the coding sequence ATGAGCGTGATGAAGAGACTTTCCATGATCTTCAGGTCCAAGGCCAACAAGGCCCTGGACAAGATGGAGGATCCGCGCGAGACCCTCGACTACAGCTACCAGCGGCAGCTGGAGCTGCTGCAGAAGGTGCGCCGAGGCGTGGCCGACGTCGCTACCTCGCGCAAGCGGGTCGAGCTGCAGATCAACCAGCTGGAACAGCAGGCCCGCAAGCTGGAGGACCAGGGGCGCAAGGCGCTGGCGGCCGGCCGTGAGGACCTCGCACGGGAGGCCCTGACCCGCCGCAACGGTCTCAACGCCCAGATCGCCGAACTGCGGGTGCAGCACGACAACCTGCAGGCCGAAGAGGAGAAGCTCACCACGGCCTCGCACCGTCTCCAGGCCAAGGTCGACGCCTTCCGCACCAAGAAGGAGACCATCAAGGCCACCTACACCGCGGCGGAGGCGCAGACCCGTATCAACGAGGCCTTCTCCGGGATCTCGGAGGAGATGGGCGACGTGGGCCTGGCCATCCAGCGGGCCGAGGACAAGACCGCCCAGATGCAGGCCCGCGCGGGCGCCATCGACGAGCTGCTGGCCAGCGGCGCGCTCGACGACTTCACCGGTCAGCGCGACGACATCCAGGCCGAGCTCGACCGCATGGGCGCCCAGACCGACATCGAGCTCGAGCTGCAGCGGATGCGCGCGGAGCTCGCGCAGGGGTCGGCGCAGCAGCGCGACGCCATCGAGGCGGCTCCGCAGCAGCAGCCGCAGCAGCAGCCTCAGCAGGCTCCGCAGACTCAGCAGCTGCCGCAGCAGCCTTACCAGCAGCGGCCGGGGGAGGGCGCGTGA
- the pspAA gene encoding PspA-associated protein PspAA has protein sequence MIVRIMGEGQLEIAQSDMEVLNELDSALEAAIESGDETVFRERLHALLDKVRQVGKELPEDSLEPSELILPPSDASMDEVREMLGDEGLIPG, from the coding sequence GTGATCGTACGGATCATGGGCGAGGGGCAGCTCGAGATCGCCCAGAGCGACATGGAGGTGCTGAACGAGCTCGACAGCGCCCTGGAGGCGGCGATCGAGTCCGGGGACGAGACCGTCTTCCGGGAGCGGCTGCACGCGCTGCTGGACAAGGTGCGCCAGGTCGGCAAGGAGCTGCCCGAAGACAGCCTGGAGCCGTCGGAGCTGATCCTGCCCCCGTCCGACGCCTCCATGGATGAAGTCCGGGAGATGCTGGGTGATGAGGGTCTCATTCCCGGATAG
- the htpX gene encoding zinc metalloprotease HtpX, whose translation MTRTRFAPDSGLTGRMVITLFLLGLLYVAFVALLIYLGVQAIAVLVLAGAMLLIQYFMSDKIALFAMGGRVVSPQEAPELHGVVDRLCALADLPKPKVAIADSDVPNAFATGHSQKKSVVCVTTGLLRRLDRLELEGVLAHEMSHVAHRDVAVMTMASFLGIVAGLMTRVALYSGLGRSRGNRNGPPVGLIILVVSALVYVVSFLLTRALSRYRELAADRGAALLTQRPSALASALTKISGDMARIPTRDLREAEPFNAFFFVPALSGGASLASLLSTHPPLERRLEQLAAISAQLGRGV comes from the coding sequence ATGACCCGTACCAGGTTCGCCCCCGACAGCGGGCTCACCGGTCGGATGGTCATCACCCTGTTCCTGCTCGGTCTCCTCTACGTCGCCTTCGTCGCGCTGCTGATCTACCTGGGCGTGCAGGCGATCGCGGTCCTGGTGCTGGCCGGAGCCATGCTCCTGATCCAGTACTTCATGTCCGACAAGATCGCGCTGTTCGCCATGGGAGGCAGGGTCGTCTCGCCCCAGGAGGCGCCCGAGCTGCACGGCGTCGTCGACCGGTTGTGCGCGCTCGCCGACCTGCCCAAGCCCAAGGTGGCGATCGCGGACAGCGACGTCCCCAACGCGTTCGCCACCGGGCACAGCCAGAAGAAGTCCGTCGTGTGCGTCACCACGGGCTTGCTGCGCCGCCTGGACCGGCTGGAGCTGGAGGGCGTTCTGGCGCACGAGATGTCGCACGTCGCCCACCGGGACGTCGCGGTCATGACCATGGCGTCGTTTCTGGGCATCGTCGCCGGTCTGATGACGCGTGTGGCGCTCTACTCCGGGCTGGGCCGGTCGCGCGGCAACCGGAACGGGCCGCCCGTGGGGCTGATCATCCTCGTGGTGTCGGCTCTGGTCTACGTGGTCAGCTTCCTGCTGACCCGGGCCCTGTCCCGTTACCGGGAGCTGGCCGCGGACCGGGGTGCCGCCCTGCTGACCCAGCGTCCGTCCGCGCTGGCCAGCGCGCTCACCAAGATCAGCGGAGACATGGCCAGGATCCCGACCCGCGACCTGCGGGAAGCCGAGCCCTTCAACGCCTTCTTCTTCGTCCCCGCCCTGTCCGGCGGGGCGAGCCTCGCGTCGCTGCTGTCCACCCATCCGCCCCTGGAACGCAGGCTGGAACAGCTCGCGGCCATCTCGGCGCAGCTCGGGCGAGGCGTGTAG
- the pspAB gene encoding PspA-associated protein PspAB translates to MRRWLDALLGRTRTAKPNLDALFTLPSAAVTLQAATGFTPTGVGSVCFRAAEGGAFARLQREARQLLGEGVEVVKDGYGYTWMVVRRSPDDLSALVTELHAINSTLEGAGFGPSLLCSLVGFTGSEGRRLAVVYLYKQGTFYPFAPVGEQRRDNALELQARGALAGELPIEKDLGRWFPVWGAPGL, encoded by the coding sequence ATGCGCCGCTGGCTGGACGCGCTGCTCGGCCGTACCCGCACGGCCAAGCCCAACCTCGACGCGCTGTTCACGCTGCCGTCGGCGGCGGTGACGCTGCAGGCGGCCACCGGTTTCACCCCCACCGGGGTCGGCTCGGTGTGCTTCCGCGCCGCCGAGGGCGGCGCGTTCGCCCGGCTGCAGCGCGAGGCCAGGCAGCTGCTCGGCGAGGGCGTGGAGGTCGTCAAGGACGGCTACGGGTACACGTGGATGGTCGTCCGCCGCTCACCCGATGACCTCAGCGCGCTGGTGACCGAGTTGCACGCGATCAACTCGACCCTGGAGGGCGCCGGGTTCGGTCCTTCGCTGCTGTGCTCGCTGGTCGGATTCACCGGTTCCGAAGGGCGCCGCCTCGCCGTGGTGTACCTGTACAAGCAGGGCACCTTCTACCCGTTCGCGCCGGTGGGGGAGCAGCGCCGGGACAACGCGCTGGAGCTGCAGGCGCGCGGCGCGCTGGCGGGTGAGCTGCCGATCGAGAAGGACCTGGGGCGGTGGTTCCCGGTGTGGGGCGCCCCGGGTCTGTGA
- the nadA gene encoding quinolinate synthase NadA, whose protein sequence is MVVTTTRTGLPLFVLGKGSDPHSERGVDCPGELPPASDPALVERARKAKAALGDRLFVLGHHYQRDEVIQFADVTGDSFKLAREAAARPHAEYIVFCGVHFMAESADILTADSQKVVLPDMAAGCSMADMATFDQVEECWEVLEDAGIADRVVPITYMNSSADIKAFCGRNGGAVCTSSNARRALSWAFERGEKVLFLPDQHLGRNTAVLELGLSLDDCVVYNPHRPNGGLTDQQLRDAKMILWRGHCSVHGRFTAECVDEVRQRIPGVNVLVHPECRHEVVVKADYVGSTEYIIKTLREAPAGSSWAVGTELNLVKRLAQQFPDKDVSFLDRTICYCSTMNRIDLPHLVMALESLAAGQVVNQITVDADTAHWARVALDRMLALP, encoded by the coding sequence ATGGTCGTGACGACCACCCGGACCGGGCTGCCACTGTTCGTACTCGGTAAGGGCTCCGACCCGCACAGCGAGCGCGGTGTCGACTGTCCCGGCGAGCTGCCGCCGGCGTCCGATCCCGCACTCGTCGAGCGCGCGCGCAAGGCCAAGGCCGCGCTCGGCGACCGGCTCTTCGTGCTGGGCCACCACTACCAGCGGGACGAGGTGATCCAGTTCGCCGACGTCACGGGCGACTCGTTCAAACTGGCGCGCGAGGCCGCGGCGCGTCCGCACGCCGAGTACATCGTCTTCTGCGGCGTGCACTTCATGGCCGAGTCGGCGGACATCCTCACCGCCGACTCCCAGAAGGTCGTGCTGCCCGACATGGCCGCGGGCTGCTCCATGGCCGACATGGCCACCTTCGACCAGGTCGAGGAGTGCTGGGAGGTGCTGGAGGACGCCGGGATCGCCGACCGGGTCGTCCCCATCACCTACATGAACTCCAGCGCGGACATCAAGGCGTTCTGCGGCCGCAACGGCGGTGCGGTCTGCACCTCCTCCAACGCCCGCCGCGCCCTGTCGTGGGCCTTCGAACGCGGGGAGAAGGTCCTCTTCCTCCCCGACCAGCACCTGGGCCGCAACACCGCCGTGCTCGAACTCGGCCTGTCCTTGGACGACTGCGTGGTCTACAACCCCCACCGTCCCAACGGAGGGCTCACCGACCAGCAGCTCAGGGACGCCAAGATGATCCTGTGGCGCGGGCACTGCTCGGTGCACGGCCGCTTCACCGCCGAATGCGTGGACGAGGTGCGGCAGCGCATCCCCGGCGTCAACGTGCTCGTCCACCCCGAATGCCGCCACGAGGTCGTGGTCAAGGCCGACTACGTCGGTTCCACGGAGTACATCATCAAGACGCTCCGGGAGGCGCCCGCCGGCTCGTCCTGGGCGGTCGGCACCGAGCTGAACCTGGTCAAGCGCCTGGCCCAGCAGTTCCCGGACAAGGACGTCTCCTTCCTGGACCGCACGATCTGCTACTGCTCCACGATGAACCGGATCGACCTGCCGCACCTGGTGATGGCGCTGGAGTCGCTCGCCGCCGGTCAGGTCGTCAACCAGATCACCGTGGACGCGGACACCGCGCACTGGGCCAGGGTCGCCCTGGACCGGATGCTCGCCCTGCCGTGA
- the erpA gene encoding iron-sulfur cluster insertion protein ErpA: MTVESSETTQQGVILTDAAAAKVKSLLEQQEEEGLMLRVAVQPGGCSGLRYQLFFDDRSMDGDVVTTFNGVNVVTDRMSAPYLNGASIDFVDTIEKQGFTIDNPNATGSCACGDSFN; the protein is encoded by the coding sequence ATGACGGTTGAGAGCAGCGAGACGACGCAGCAGGGCGTGATCCTGACTGACGCGGCCGCCGCCAAGGTCAAGAGCCTGCTGGAGCAGCAGGAGGAGGAAGGGCTCATGCTGCGGGTGGCCGTGCAGCCCGGTGGGTGCTCCGGTCTTCGCTACCAGCTCTTCTTCGACGACCGCTCGATGGACGGCGACGTCGTCACCACCTTCAACGGTGTGAATGTCGTCACGGACCGGATGAGTGCCCCCTACCTCAACGGTGCCAGCATCGACTTCGTCGACACCATCGAGAAGCAGGGCTTCACGATCGACAACCCGAACGCCACGGGCTCGTGCGCCTGCGGAGACTCGTTCAACTGA
- a CDS encoding carbohydrate kinase family protein, which translates to MRIAVTGSIATDHLMTFPGRFSDQLVAEQLNRISLSFLVDDLQIRRGGVAANICFGMGSLGLNPILVGAVGADFADYRSWLERHGVDCESIHVSELHHTARFLCTTDEEHNQIASFYTGAMAEAREIELGPVAQRVGGLDLVLISPNDPDAMLRHTEEARQRGIPFAADPSQQLARMESEQIRELIDGAAYLFTNDYEKALVEQKTGWSDEEVLDRVRVRVTTLGPKGARIDRKGEPSLHVPPAPERGKADPTGVGDAFRAGFLAGVAWGLSLERCAQIGNLIATHVLERVGSQEYELSRTTFLERFTAAYGAAAADEVAPHLRCPHP; encoded by the coding sequence GTGCGCATCGCTGTCACCGGCTCCATCGCGACCGACCACCTGATGACCTTCCCCGGTCGTTTCAGCGACCAGCTCGTCGCCGAGCAGCTCAACCGGATCTCCCTGTCCTTCCTCGTCGACGACCTGCAGATCCGGCGCGGCGGCGTCGCCGCCAACATCTGCTTCGGCATGGGCTCCCTGGGGCTCAACCCGATCCTCGTCGGGGCGGTCGGAGCCGACTTCGCCGACTACCGGTCCTGGCTGGAGCGGCACGGCGTCGACTGCGAGTCGATCCACGTGTCCGAGCTGCACCACACGGCCCGCTTCCTGTGCACCACCGATGAGGAGCACAACCAGATCGCCTCGTTCTACACCGGCGCCATGGCCGAGGCGCGCGAGATCGAACTCGGCCCGGTCGCCCAGCGCGTCGGCGGTCTCGACCTGGTGCTGATCAGCCCCAACGACCCGGACGCGATGCTCCGCCACACCGAGGAGGCCCGCCAGCGCGGCATCCCCTTCGCCGCCGACCCCTCCCAGCAGCTCGCCCGCATGGAGAGCGAGCAGATCCGCGAGCTCATCGACGGCGCCGCCTATCTGTTCACCAACGACTACGAGAAAGCCCTGGTCGAACAGAAGACCGGCTGGTCCGACGAGGAGGTCCTCGACCGCGTGCGGGTCCGGGTGACCACCCTCGGCCCCAAGGGGGCCAGGATCGACCGCAAGGGCGAGCCGTCGCTGCACGTTCCGCCCGCCCCCGAACGGGGCAAGGCCGACCCCACGGGCGTCGGAGACGCCTTCCGCGCCGGTTTCCTCGCCGGCGTCGCCTGGGGGCTGTCCCTGGAGCGCTGCGCCCAGATCGGCAACCTCATCGCCACCCACGTGCTGGAGCGCGTCGGCTCCCAGGAGTACGAGCTGTCGCGGACGACCTTCCTGGAGCGGTTCACCGCCGCCTACGGCGCCGCCGCCGCCGACGAGGTCGCCCCCCACCTCCGCTGCCCCCACCCCTGA
- a CDS encoding sulfurtransferase TusA family protein → MSREQATGGEAPQAPALTIDALGKKCPIPIIWLAQQINNVPLNAVVAVLADDPAAYTDVPAWCRLKSHSHVGTYELPEGGWAIHVRRNY, encoded by the coding sequence GTGTCACGCGAGCAGGCCACAGGTGGTGAGGCGCCGCAGGCGCCGGCTCTGACCATCGATGCGCTGGGCAAGAAGTGCCCCATCCCGATCATCTGGCTGGCGCAGCAGATCAACAACGTGCCGTTGAACGCGGTCGTCGCCGTCCTGGCCGACGACCCCGCCGCCTACACCGACGTGCCCGCGTGGTGCCGGCTGAAGTCCCACTCCCACGTCGGCACGTACGAGTTGCCGGAGGGCGGCTGGGCCATCCACGTGCGCCGCAACTACTGA
- a CDS encoding cysteine desulfurase family protein codes for MVYFDAASTEPLHPRAREAFLTTLEEGWADPARLYGSARRARLLLDRAREQVAEALGARPDEVSFTTSGTQAVHLGVLGAVRGRRRAGPRLVVSAVEHSSVLHAAEVHEGDGGEVETVGVSRTGVVDAEAFARAVTAPGTAAACLQTANHEVGTLQPVAEIGAVCREAGVPLVVDAAQTMGRMPMPQGWSVLAGSAHKWGGPAGVGVLVVRKGTRFRSPLPMDEREARVPGFQNVPAIAAAAAALQASMAEAEEQARLSALVDRIRETVPRVVPDVEVVGEPVARAPHIVTFSCLYVAGEALLTELDKAGFAVSSGSSCTASTLRPSHVLEAMGVLTHGNIRVSLPRGTREADVDRFLGALPGIVRRIREEAGVSS; via the coding sequence GTGGTGTACTTCGACGCCGCCTCGACCGAACCGCTGCATCCGCGGGCCAGGGAGGCGTTCCTCACGACACTGGAGGAAGGCTGGGCGGATCCCGCAAGATTGTACGGCTCCGCCCGGCGTGCTCGTCTGCTGCTGGACCGAGCGCGCGAACAAGTGGCCGAGGCGCTGGGGGCCCGGCCCGACGAGGTGTCCTTCACGACCTCGGGCACGCAGGCGGTGCACCTGGGCGTCCTGGGTGCCGTCCGGGGACGCCGCCGCGCGGGGCCGCGCCTGGTGGTCTCCGCGGTGGAGCACTCCAGCGTGCTGCACGCGGCCGAGGTCCACGAGGGCGACGGCGGCGAGGTGGAGACGGTCGGCGTCAGCCGTACCGGGGTGGTGGACGCCGAGGCGTTCGCGCGTGCCGTGACCGCGCCCGGTACGGCCGCAGCCTGCCTGCAGACCGCCAACCACGAGGTGGGGACGTTGCAGCCGGTCGCCGAGATCGGGGCGGTGTGCCGCGAGGCGGGGGTGCCGCTGGTGGTGGACGCCGCCCAGACGATGGGCCGGATGCCCATGCCGCAGGGCTGGTCGGTGCTGGCCGGGAGCGCGCACAAGTGGGGCGGCCCGGCGGGCGTGGGCGTGCTGGTCGTGCGCAAGGGCACCCGGTTCCGCTCGCCGCTTCCCATGGACGAGCGCGAGGCGCGCGTGCCGGGGTTTCAGAACGTGCCGGCGATCGCGGCCGCCGCGGCGGCGCTGCAGGCGAGCATGGCCGAGGCCGAGGAGCAGGCGCGGCTGTCGGCGCTGGTCGACCGGATCCGGGAGACGGTGCCGCGCGTCGTCCCGGATGTCGAGGTGGTCGGGGAGCCCGTGGCGCGCGCCCCGCACATTGTTACGTTCTCGTGTCTTTACGTGGCGGGTGAGGCGCTGCTCACCGAACTCGACAAGGCGGGTTTCGCGGTATCGTCGGGGAGTTCGTGCACGGCGAGCACGTTGCGGCCGTCGCATGTCCTGGAGGCGATGGGGGTGCTGACGCACGGGAACATCCGCGTCTCCCTGCCGCGGGGGACGCGGGAGGCCGACGTGGATCGCTTCCTCGGCGCGCTCCCCGGCATCGTCCGACGCATCCGCGAGGAAGCGGGGGTGAGCTCGTAG
- the coxB gene encoding cytochrome c oxidase subunit II yields the protein MSPTRRTRRRPLARRVVPRAAALALLLVTATACSTDEWARGGMPESVSRQGDIVQTLWNGSWIAALATGGVVWGLIIWACIFHRKKRRSDQELPPQVRYNLPIEILYTVVPVIMVSVLFYFTARDQNEITRLTPNPDVVVNVEAFQWSWRFTTEYQGQTATEVGVPVENYKEGPQLVLPVDSKVRFKLRTDDVIHSFWVPAFLFKLDVIPGVDNEFEIDTLNKPGVYAGRCAELCGVDHSRMLFNVKLVSKDEFAKYMSNKAGSAQ from the coding sequence GTGAGTCCGACCCGCCGTACGAGACGGCGTCCGTTGGCCCGCCGCGTGGTGCCGCGCGCCGCCGCTTTGGCGCTGTTGCTGGTCACCGCGACGGCCTGTAGCACCGACGAGTGGGCACGTGGTGGCATGCCCGAGTCCGTCAGCAGACAGGGCGACATCGTCCAGACGCTGTGGAACGGATCGTGGATCGCCGCCCTTGCCACCGGCGGTGTCGTATGGGGCCTGATCATCTGGGCCTGCATCTTCCATCGCAAGAAGCGGCGCTCCGACCAGGAGCTGCCGCCCCAGGTGCGCTACAACCTGCCGATCGAGATCCTCTACACCGTCGTACCGGTCATCATGGTCTCGGTCCTGTTCTACTTCACCGCGCGCGACCAGAACGAGATCACCCGGTTGACCCCCAACCCGGATGTGGTCGTGAACGTGGAGGCGTTCCAGTGGAGCTGGCGCTTCACCACCGAGTACCAGGGGCAGACGGCGACCGAGGTCGGCGTACCGGTGGAGAACTACAAGGAGGGTCCGCAGCTGGTGCTGCCGGTCGACAGCAAGGTCCGCTTCAAGCTGCGCACCGACGACGTGATCCACTCGTTCTGGGTACCGGCGTTCCTGTTCAAGCTCGACGTCATCCCAGGCGTGGACAACGAGTTCGAAATCGACACCCTCAACAAGCCGGGGGTCTACGCCGGCCGGTGCGCCGAGCTGTGCGGTGTCGACCACAGCCGCATGCTGTTCAACGTGAAGCTCGTCTCCAAGGACGAATTCGCCAAGTACATGTCCAATAAGGCGGGGAGTGCTCAGTGA
- the ctaD gene encoding cytochrome c oxidase subunit I: MTAINEPVREVVAPASPAPTGSRIIKWLTTTDHKVIGHMYLVTSFAFFLIGGVMALILRAELARPGLEFVSHEQFNQLFTMHGTIMLLMFATPLFAGFANELMPLQIGAPDVAFPRLNMVSYWLFTFGSLIALAGFLTPGGAASFGWFAYTPLSNEVSSPGVGGDLWIMGLALSGLGTILGAVNFITTIVCMRAPGMTMFRMPIFTWNVLLTSILVLMAFPVLAAALLALEADRKLGTHIFDPANGGALLWQHLFWFFGHPEVYIIALPFFGVVTEILPVFSRKPLFGYIGLVGATIAIAGLSITVWAHHMYPTGQVLLPFFSFMTFLIAVPTGVKFFNWIGTMWRGHISFQSPMLFSVGFMVTFLLGGLTGVILASPPLDFHVTDTYFVVAHFHYVVFGTVVFAMFAGFYFWWPKFTGKMLNETLAKVHFWTLFIGFHATFLVQHWLGAQGFPRRYADYHEVDGFTLLNQISTAGAFLLGASTLPFLWNVWRTYKKAPKVTVDDPWGYGNSLEWATSCPPPRHNFTSLPRIRSERPAFDLRYPHVSTQQAELEGSSR; encoded by the coding sequence GTGACCGCCATCAATGAACCCGTCCGCGAGGTCGTCGCTCCGGCGAGCCCGGCACCCACGGGGTCGCGCATCATCAAGTGGCTGACGACCACGGACCACAAGGTGATCGGTCACATGTACCTGGTCACCTCCTTTGCGTTCTTCCTGATCGGCGGCGTCATGGCGCTGATCCTCCGGGCCGAGCTGGCGCGTCCGGGGCTGGAGTTCGTCAGCCACGAACAGTTCAACCAGCTGTTCACCATGCATGGCACGATCATGCTGCTGATGTTCGCCACGCCGCTGTTCGCCGGCTTCGCCAACGAGCTGATGCCGTTGCAGATCGGCGCGCCCGATGTGGCGTTCCCCCGGCTCAACATGGTCAGCTACTGGCTGTTCACCTTCGGCAGCCTGATCGCGCTCGCCGGCTTCCTCACCCCCGGCGGCGCGGCCAGCTTCGGCTGGTTCGCCTACACGCCGCTGTCGAACGAGGTCAGCTCTCCGGGCGTCGGCGGTGACCTGTGGATCATGGGCCTGGCGCTCAGCGGTCTGGGCACCATCCTCGGCGCGGTCAACTTCATCACCACGATCGTCTGCATGCGCGCCCCCGGCATGACGATGTTCCGGATGCCGATCTTCACCTGGAACGTCCTGCTGACCTCGATCCTGGTGCTGATGGCCTTCCCGGTGCTGGCCGCCGCGCTGCTGGCCCTGGAGGCCGACCGCAAGCTCGGCACCCACATCTTCGATCCCGCCAACGGCGGTGCGCTGCTGTGGCAGCACCTGTTCTGGTTCTTCGGCCACCCCGAGGTCTACATCATCGCGTTGCCGTTCTTCGGCGTCGTGACCGAGATCCTGCCGGTGTTCAGCCGTAAGCCGCTGTTCGGCTACATCGGCCTCGTCGGCGCGACGATCGCCATCGCGGGCCTGTCCATCACCGTGTGGGCGCACCACATGTACCCCACCGGACAGGTGTTGCTGCCGTTCTTCTCGTTCATGACCTTCCTCATCGCGGTGCCGACGGGCGTGAAGTTCTTCAACTGGATCGGCACGATGTGGCGGGGGCACATCAGCTTCCAATCGCCGATGCTGTTCTCCGTCGGCTTCATGGTGACGTTCCTGCTCGGCGGCCTGACCGGCGTCATCCTCGCCTCCCCGCCGCTGGACTTCCACGTCACCGACACGTACTTCGTGGTGGCGCACTTCCACTACGTCGTGTTCGGCACCGTGGTGTTCGCGATGTTCGCCGGCTTCTACTTCTGGTGGCCCAAGTTCACCGGCAAGATGCTCAACGAGACGCTGGCCAAGGTCCACTTCTGGACGCTGTTCATCGGCTTCCACGCGACCTTCCTGGTGCAGCACTGGCTGGGTGCTCAGGGCTTCCCCCGCCGGTACGCCGACTACCACGAGGTGGACGGCTTCACCCTGCTCAACCAGATCTCCACGGCGGGTGCGTTCCTGCTCGGCGCGTCCACGCTGCCGTTCCTGTGGAACGTCTGGCGCACCTACAAGAAGGCGCCCAAGGTCACCGTCGACGACCCGTGGGGGTACGGCAACTCGCTCGAGTGGGCGACCTCCTGCCCGCCGCCGCGGCACAACTTCACGTCCTTGCCTCGCATCAGGTCTGAACGTCCCGCCTTCGACCTGCGCTACCCGCACGTGTCCACCCAGCAGGCCGAACTGGAGGGGAGCAGCCGATGA
- a CDS encoding cytochrome c oxidase subunit 4, with protein MKVQGWMFLLVGVFFAAIDVVYWFWSREPVGTTVMALATLFAFMVGYYLLFTARRIGDQPEDDKQGEIADGAGELGFFPPHSWWPLFVTLSASVAFVGVVIGWWLFLIGLFAVIMSMIGFVFEYYRGNFSH; from the coding sequence ATGAAGGTCCAAGGCTGGATGTTCCTGCTCGTCGGCGTCTTCTTCGCCGCGATAGACGTCGTCTACTGGTTCTGGTCGCGCGAGCCCGTCGGCACCACCGTGATGGCGCTGGCCACCCTGTTCGCCTTCATGGTGGGCTACTACCTGCTGTTCACCGCCCGGCGCATCGGCGACCAGCCGGAGGACGACAAGCAGGGTGAGATCGCCGACGGCGCCGGGGAGCTGGGCTTCTTCCCGCCGCACAGCTGGTGGCCGCTGTTCGTCACGCTGTCGGCGTCGGTCGCGTTCGTCGGCGTCGTGATCGGCTGGTGGCTGTTCCTCATCGGCCTGTTCGCGGTCATCATGAGCATGATCGGCTTCGTGTTCGAGTACTACCGGGGCAACTTCTCGCACTGA